From Kryptolebias marmoratus isolate JLee-2015 linkage group LG15, ASM164957v2, whole genome shotgun sequence, a single genomic window includes:
- the znf414 gene encoding zinc finger protein 414, translating to MTSTSYTVLQKPENENDSKKMLCPLHGCKRVYTETSALQSHIKNHKIPAQSLPGKVLLCSSTGCSSSFPNMQKLMEHMRQHHKPNIYFQCESCRTKLRSYRGLLAHLHTCSKVPRSKSKAAEPTAPTAGAAGGPSTSPQVAEQQPPRLESMSSPQQVSDQVTNPDGSLPAAAPQLGPTEPPALGPPMLPLQETPVSQLSEATPQPAVKMEAPDLPCSLKGSDPPNVQSQQQPPSRSAVGAHPGPGTAALSPPGSSAVWKKNQGLSCSRRVLWEHTRGRYTCVQCGHTTTNRKAMTQHINGQHSGTKAAEDTGSSAANT from the exons ATGACGTCCACGAGCTACAccgtcctgcagaagcctgaaaatgaaaacg actCTAAGAAAATGCTGTGTCCACTGCACGGATGTAAGCGGGTGTACACAGAGACGAGCGCTCTGCAGAGCCACATCAAGAACCATAAGATCccagctcagtctctcccag GTAAGGTGTTGCTGTGCTCCTCCAccggctgcagcagctccttccCCAACATGCAGAAACTGATGGAACATATGAGGCAGCATCACAAACCCAACATATACTTCCA GTGCGAGAGCTGCCGCACGAAGCTGCGGTCCTACCGTGGCCTCCTGGCACACCTACACACATGTTCCAAAGTGCCGCGGAGCAAATCGAAGGCTGCCGAACCAACAGCCCCAACGGCTGGTGCTGCAGGCGGGCCAAGCACGAGCCCCCAAGTTGCGGAGCAGCAGCCACCGAGGTTGGAATCGATGTCTTCTCCCCAGCAAGTGTCAGATCAGGTCACGAACCCAGATGGATCCCTCCCCGCTGCCGCGCCTCAGCTGGGCCCCACCGAGCCCCCTGCACTCGGCCCCCCCATGCTGCCTCTCCAAGAGACCCCCGTTTCCCAGCTCAGCGAAGCCACTCCCCAGCCCGCAGTCAAGATGGAAGCCCCTGATCTGCCTTGCTCTCTGAAAGGATCTGACCCTCCTAACGTCCAGAGTCAGCAGCAGCCACCGAGCAGGTCTGCGGTGGGTGCGCACCCTGGTCCAGGGACTGCAGCTTTATCCCCTCCTGGCTCCTCAGCCGTCTGGAAGAAGAATCAAG GTTTGTCCTGCAGCAGACGCGTCCTTTGGGAGCACACCAGAGGGCGATACACCTGCGTGCAGTGTGGGCACACGACGACGAACCGCAAGGCAATGACTCAACACATCAACGGTCAGCACAGCGGCACCAAAGCTGCAGAAGATACAGGAAGCTCGGCGGCAAACACATAA
- the ankdd1a gene encoding ankyrin repeat and death domain-containing protein 1A isoform X1, which translates to MEDDLVSEDDILLWSEKELHDATKRNDTEKLLQLIKRGVSVKAKNKTGRKALHWAAGAGNEQALRLLLDRDRDVDEKDAFGMNALLLASWFGHLKILQILVSCGAKVTCENKDGLSMLHCAAQRGHVKVLEFIMEDLEEIRLDRVDKLEKTALHLAAEHGQLEVVEFLIGAGCKHALKDKEENTAVHLAVRGGHTRVLQRVLEVGADVDDRNIDGATALHLAAEGGHYDCVKLLLESGCSVNAQTNKNTNALHFAARRGFDRVARLLLEAGVNIDAVDNQQHETALHLAVFHNHPKLVRLLVDAECDLDAPDRRQQTALHIAAEHGWQDLAERMLISGVNLNLTDKQGKTCLEVAARGNHVVVVDMIIKADRFYKWEKDHVGRGQEPRVGRPLSFKQDHDPETQHLRSVLWSLASRHLCRGEWKVLAQHWGFSDAHIRALEQQWTGTKSFKEHGHRMLLIWLHGAVTAGENPIKGLYEGLVEICRTDLAESIRQKANAEPSSPKTCSAM; encoded by the exons ATGGAGGACGACCTGGTGTCGGAGGACGATATCT TGCTGTGGTCCGAAAAGGAGCTCCATGACGCCACGAAGAGGAACGACACCGAGAAACTCCTGCAGCTGATCAAGAGGGGCGTGAGTgtcaaagccaaaaacaaa aCAGGCCGTAAAGCTCTGCACTGGGCAGCAGGAGCTGGGAACGAACAGGCTCTGCGTCTCCTGctggaccgggaccgggacgtGGATGAGAAGGATGCT TTCGGCATGAACGCTCTGCTCCTGGCCTCCTGGTTCGGCCACCTGAAGATCCTGCAGATCCTCGTTTCCTGCGGAGCCAAAGTCACCTGTGAAAATAAG gatGGTCTGAGTATGCTGCACTGTGCTGCTCAGAGAGGCCACGTTAAAGTGCTGGAGTTCATCATGGAGGACCTGGAAGAGATCCGTCTGGACAGAGTCGATAAG TTGGAGAAGACGGCACTACACCTGGCTGCTGAACACGGACAACTTGAAGTGGTGGAGTTTCTTATTGGAGCAGGTTGCAAGCATGCTTTGAAGGACAAG gaggagaacacCGCCGTGCATCTAGCAGTGAGGGGAGGGCACACCCGAGTCCTGCAGAGGGTCCTGGAGGTGGGAGCCGATGTGGACGACAGGAACATA gaCGGAGCGACGGCGTTACACCTGGCAGCTGAGGGAGGTCACTATGACTGCGTCAAGCTGCTGCTAGAGTCTGGCTGCAGCGTCAACGCTCAAACCAAT AAGAATACGAACGCTCTACATTTTGCCGCCCGGCGTGGCTTCGACAGAGTGGCCCGCTTGCTGCTGGAGGCAGGAGTCAACATCGACGCTGTAGACAAT CAGCAACACGAGACGGCGCTCCACCTGGCCGTGTTCCACAACCACCCCAAGCTCGTTCGGCTGCTTGTGGACGCCGAGTGCGACCTGGACGCACCTGACCGC AGGCAGCAGACCGCACTGCACATCGCAGCAGAGCACGGCTGGCAGGACCTGGCTGAGAGGATGCTGATTTCTGGTGTtaacctcaacctgactgacaAG CAGGGGAAGACGTGTCTGGAAGTTGCAGCGAGAGGGAACCATGTGGTCGTGGTGGACATGATCATCAAAGCTGACCGATTTTATAAATGGGAGAAG GATCACGTAGGCAGAGGGCAGGAACCCCGCGTGGGCAGACCCCTGAGCTTCAAGCAGGACCACGACCCTGAAACCCAGCACCTCCGCTCGGTCCTGTGGAGCCTGGCCAGCAGGCACCTGTGCCGTGGGGAGTGGAAGGTTCTGGCTCAGCACTGGGGCTTCAGTGACGCACACATTCGAGCTCTCGAGCAGCAGTGGACAG GCACGAAAAGCTTCAAGGAGCACGGCCACCGCATGCTGTTGATCTGGCTTCACGGCGCGGTGACGGCAGGGGAGAACCCCATCAAAGGTCTCTACGAAGGCCTGGTGGAAATCTGCCGGACCGACTTGGCAG AGTCCATCCGGCAGAAGGCGAACGCCGAGCCCAGCTCTCCCAAAACATGCTCGGCGATGTGA
- the LOC108237912 gene encoding low choriolytic enzyme-like isoform X1, translating to MCRLSVFSALAVLLLSACCWADSEIAEDLSVSELLERANSNLIRSDDEPNLIEGDIAIDTEAEKNADPCTSYNCLWGKWTDGKVYIPYYIASHFTDREKAVIIRGLESFTSFSCIRFRPSRVTDRDWLSIESQNGCYSYVGRRGNKQVVSLAKSGCLYHGTIQHELLHALGFNHEQTRSDRDKHIKVLLQNVQSGMEHNFRKIATINQGTPYDYNSVMQYHKYAFSKNNRPTMLPIPNPNVAFGTAKEMSHHDIKRLNKLYKC from the exons ATGTGTCGCCTGTCTGTTTTCTCGGCTCTggctgtgctgctgctgtccgCCTGCTGTTGGGCTGACAGTGAG aTTG CAGAGGACCTTTCTGTGTCCGAACTCTTGGAGCGAGCCAACAGTAACCTGA TCCGCTCCGATGATGAGCCCAACCTGATTGAAGGAGACATCGCCATTGACactgaagcagagaaaaacgCTGATCCTTGCACCAGCTACAACTGCCTGTGGGGCAAATGGACCGACGGGAAGGTCTACATTCCTTACTACATTGCCAGCCACTTCA CTGACCGTGAGAAGGCCGTCATCATCCGTGGACTGGAGTCTTTCACATCCTTCTCCTGCATCCGCTTCAGGCCCAGCAGAGTCACCGACCGTGACTGGCTGAGCATTGAGTCCCAAAACGG CTGCTACTCGTATGTTGGCCGTCGTGGCAATAAGCAGGTGGTGTCTCTGGCCAAAAGTGGATGCCTGTACCACGGCACCATCCAGCATGAGCTGCTCCACGCTCTGGGCTTCAACCACGAACAGACCCGCTCAGACAGGGACAAGCACATCAAGGTTCTGCTGCAAAACGTTCAGTCCG gAATGGAGCACAACTTCAGAAAGATTGCCACCATCAACCAGGGTACTCCATATGATTACAACTCTGTCATGCAGTACCACAA GTATGCCTTCTCTAAGAACAACAGGCCCACTATGCTCCCAATTCCTAATCCTAATGTTGCCTTTGGAACGGCCAAGGAGATGAGCCACCATGACATCAAAAGGCTCAACAAGCTCTACAAGTGCT AA
- the LOC108237912 gene encoding low choriolytic enzyme-like isoform X2, with the protein MCRLSVFSALAVLLLSACCWADSEIEDLSVSELLERANSNLIRSDDEPNLIEGDIAIDTEAEKNADPCTSYNCLWGKWTDGKVYIPYYIASHFTDREKAVIIRGLESFTSFSCIRFRPSRVTDRDWLSIESQNGCYSYVGRRGNKQVVSLAKSGCLYHGTIQHELLHALGFNHEQTRSDRDKHIKVLLQNVQSGMEHNFRKIATINQGTPYDYNSVMQYHKYAFSKNNRPTMLPIPNPNVAFGTAKEMSHHDIKRLNKLYKC; encoded by the exons ATGTGTCGCCTGTCTGTTTTCTCGGCTCTggctgtgctgctgctgtccgCCTGCTGTTGGGCTGACAGTGAG aTTG AGGACCTTTCTGTGTCCGAACTCTTGGAGCGAGCCAACAGTAACCTGA TCCGCTCCGATGATGAGCCCAACCTGATTGAAGGAGACATCGCCATTGACactgaagcagagaaaaacgCTGATCCTTGCACCAGCTACAACTGCCTGTGGGGCAAATGGACCGACGGGAAGGTCTACATTCCTTACTACATTGCCAGCCACTTCA CTGACCGTGAGAAGGCCGTCATCATCCGTGGACTGGAGTCTTTCACATCCTTCTCCTGCATCCGCTTCAGGCCCAGCAGAGTCACCGACCGTGACTGGCTGAGCATTGAGTCCCAAAACGG CTGCTACTCGTATGTTGGCCGTCGTGGCAATAAGCAGGTGGTGTCTCTGGCCAAAAGTGGATGCCTGTACCACGGCACCATCCAGCATGAGCTGCTCCACGCTCTGGGCTTCAACCACGAACAGACCCGCTCAGACAGGGACAAGCACATCAAGGTTCTGCTGCAAAACGTTCAGTCCG gAATGGAGCACAACTTCAGAAAGATTGCCACCATCAACCAGGGTACTCCATATGATTACAACTCTGTCATGCAGTACCACAA GTATGCCTTCTCTAAGAACAACAGGCCCACTATGCTCCCAATTCCTAATCCTAATGTTGCCTTTGGAACGGCCAAGGAGATGAGCCACCATGACATCAAAAGGCTCAACAAGCTCTACAAGTGCT AA
- the mtch2 gene encoding mitochondrial carrier homolog 2 has translation MADTCGQVLLGSGLTIISHPLMYIKVLIQVGHEPLAPTLGRNLFGKPVHQLPGLFAYAKHIIKIDGKVGLFNGLSSRLCAGAVGTVVHSKVVQKCQERDTLQVLGGQQKAAEGSLQHVVNETTKEMIARSCATIVTHPFHVITLRCMVQFIGRETKYSGVFDSIITVYREEGILGFFAGLIPRLLGDILSLWICNLLAHVINTHVIDDSMSHTSELKNCSQPVTGFIASMLTYPFVLVSNLMAVNNCGLAGGLPPYASVYPTWVDCWRHLSKEGNMSRGNSLFFRKLPAGKRYAFDQKRFF, from the exons ATGGCGGACACGTGCGGCCAAGTCTTGCTGGGATCCGGCCTCACCATCATCTCCCACCCTTTGATGTACATTAAAGTCCTCATTCAG GTGGGACATGAGCCGCTGGCCCCCACCCTGGGCAGGAACCTCTTTGGCAAACCGGTCCACCAGCTGCCCGGTTTGTTTGCCTATG cgAAACACATCATTAAGATCGATGGAAAGGTGGGTCTCTTCAATGGGCTCAGTTCGCGGCTCTGTGCCGGCGCTGTTGGCACGGTCGTGCACAGCAAAGTTGTGCAG AAATGCCAGGAAAGAGACACGCTTCAG GTCCTGGGGGGGCAGCAGAAAGCTGCAGAAGGCTCCCTGCAGCATGTTGTCAATGag ACAACCAAAGAGATGATTGCCCGCTCCTGTGCCACCATCGTCACCCATCCGTTTCATG TGATCACTTTGAGGTGTATGGTCCAGTTTATTGGGAGGGAAACAAAATACAG CGGGGTGTTCGATTCCATCATCACAGTATACAGAGAAGAGGGCATTTTGGGCTTCTTTGC cggTTTGATCCCTCGGCTGCTGGGTGACATCCTGTCTTTGTGGATTTGTAATCTGCTGGCTCACGTCATCAACACACACGTCATTGATGACTCG ATGAGTCACACGAGCGAACTGAAGAACTGCTCTCAGCCGGTGACGGGG TTTATTGCCAGCATGCTGACATACCCTTTCGTTTTGGTGTCAAACCTCATGGCTGTCAATAACTGCGG GCTCGCCGGAGGCCTGCCTCCTTATGCATCTGTATATCCAACCTGGGTGGACTGCTGGAGGCATCTAAGCAAAGAG GGCAACATGAGCAGAGGTAACAGCCTATTTTTCCGGAAGCTTCCAGCAGGAAAGAGGTACGCGTTCGACcagaagagatttttttaa
- the ankdd1a gene encoding ankyrin repeat and death domain-containing protein 1A isoform X2: MEDDLVSEDDILLWSEKELHDATKRNDTEKLLQLIKRGVSVKAKNKTGRKALHWAAGAGNEQALRLLLDRDRDVDEKDAFGMNALLLASWFGHLKILQILVSCGAKVTCENKDGLSMLHCAAQRGHVKVLEFIMEDLEEIRLDRVDKLEKTALHLAAEHGQLEVVEFLIGAGCKHALKDKEENTAVHLAVRGGHTRVLQRVLEVGADVDDRNIDGATALHLAAEGGHYDCVKLLLESGCSVNAQTNKNTNALHFAARRGFDRVARLLLEAGVNIDAVDNQHETALHLAVFHNHPKLVRLLVDAECDLDAPDRRQQTALHIAAEHGWQDLAERMLISGVNLNLTDKQGKTCLEVAARGNHVVVVDMIIKADRFYKWEKDHVGRGQEPRVGRPLSFKQDHDPETQHLRSVLWSLASRHLCRGEWKVLAQHWGFSDAHIRALEQQWTGTKSFKEHGHRMLLIWLHGAVTAGENPIKGLYEGLVEICRTDLAESIRQKANAEPSSPKTCSAM, from the exons ATGGAGGACGACCTGGTGTCGGAGGACGATATCT TGCTGTGGTCCGAAAAGGAGCTCCATGACGCCACGAAGAGGAACGACACCGAGAAACTCCTGCAGCTGATCAAGAGGGGCGTGAGTgtcaaagccaaaaacaaa aCAGGCCGTAAAGCTCTGCACTGGGCAGCAGGAGCTGGGAACGAACAGGCTCTGCGTCTCCTGctggaccgggaccgggacgtGGATGAGAAGGATGCT TTCGGCATGAACGCTCTGCTCCTGGCCTCCTGGTTCGGCCACCTGAAGATCCTGCAGATCCTCGTTTCCTGCGGAGCCAAAGTCACCTGTGAAAATAAG gatGGTCTGAGTATGCTGCACTGTGCTGCTCAGAGAGGCCACGTTAAAGTGCTGGAGTTCATCATGGAGGACCTGGAAGAGATCCGTCTGGACAGAGTCGATAAG TTGGAGAAGACGGCACTACACCTGGCTGCTGAACACGGACAACTTGAAGTGGTGGAGTTTCTTATTGGAGCAGGTTGCAAGCATGCTTTGAAGGACAAG gaggagaacacCGCCGTGCATCTAGCAGTGAGGGGAGGGCACACCCGAGTCCTGCAGAGGGTCCTGGAGGTGGGAGCCGATGTGGACGACAGGAACATA gaCGGAGCGACGGCGTTACACCTGGCAGCTGAGGGAGGTCACTATGACTGCGTCAAGCTGCTGCTAGAGTCTGGCTGCAGCGTCAACGCTCAAACCAAT AAGAATACGAACGCTCTACATTTTGCCGCCCGGCGTGGCTTCGACAGAGTGGCCCGCTTGCTGCTGGAGGCAGGAGTCAACATCGACGCTGTAGACAAT CAACACGAGACGGCGCTCCACCTGGCCGTGTTCCACAACCACCCCAAGCTCGTTCGGCTGCTTGTGGACGCCGAGTGCGACCTGGACGCACCTGACCGC AGGCAGCAGACCGCACTGCACATCGCAGCAGAGCACGGCTGGCAGGACCTGGCTGAGAGGATGCTGATTTCTGGTGTtaacctcaacctgactgacaAG CAGGGGAAGACGTGTCTGGAAGTTGCAGCGAGAGGGAACCATGTGGTCGTGGTGGACATGATCATCAAAGCTGACCGATTTTATAAATGGGAGAAG GATCACGTAGGCAGAGGGCAGGAACCCCGCGTGGGCAGACCCCTGAGCTTCAAGCAGGACCACGACCCTGAAACCCAGCACCTCCGCTCGGTCCTGTGGAGCCTGGCCAGCAGGCACCTGTGCCGTGGGGAGTGGAAGGTTCTGGCTCAGCACTGGGGCTTCAGTGACGCACACATTCGAGCTCTCGAGCAGCAGTGGACAG GCACGAAAAGCTTCAAGGAGCACGGCCACCGCATGCTGTTGATCTGGCTTCACGGCGCGGTGACGGCAGGGGAGAACCCCATCAAAGGTCTCTACGAAGGCCTGGTGGAAATCTGCCGGACCGACTTGGCAG AGTCCATCCGGCAGAAGGCGAACGCCGAGCCCAGCTCTCCCAAAACATGCTCGGCGATGTGA
- the plekho2 gene encoding pleckstrin homology domain-containing family O member 2, whose amino-acid sequence MEDGTKEDPAQQKKAKFLSKAGWLKKSHGKLLASYKDRYIHVEKTEVVVYENEDLQNCLERFDLEKYDKCHELKSPFKKKHRLILIRSPKSGNKVHDVKFQTQSAEEKETWIKAISDCINRAKNKVFDEVKIDESINLEHVTRTRPKGNRNRRPPTRIHMKEVADVSSDGVLRLDLDLEDAVMPNGTHRANTNDTDKPKEEKPLLTVIEEDAQTEPEATTQKKAIKPPMPPTKEAKSKPAPEDEPNKDDSAEKKVLKPPMPPSKEVKPCATPAEEAAEDQKASVKKKTGPPPTPPNKPSPSSSLGNHPEILPSTPNSQAPTPPSKEKKPSKTAAELEQQVQDTADEKKEKEEDSGNETTEPALETEEAEELSREKALPPVEGDQLESATAEERASDEETSDNDQQEPAAPQRKSPSPPLTSKKTPEKSVAPATQNKEDPSAVTQPDEARDSTASDTVPLQAPEAHPDSEVPSVVVSCNDPLSDSLGLLCHLSGEKKKAEEKSVDSGQHSDDESEGSGCEDTLATSTAALRGSNVGLDVLDASDDSDNIQVSVNLRPSAEPQVRPNVFPCRRSHPFQKPPKPLNKPKSASICDLLSESTKCTQMEAESTPALKDHVTKLETEVALEMDKTSELLSKAQGGSRGEDVPEDLLAKALEKLKKADHVLREVKKLKLTKNSMNRMSW is encoded by the exons GGTACGAAAGAGGACCCAGCCCagcaaaaaaaggcaaagttcCTGAGTAAGGCTGGTTGGCTGAAGAAATCTCACGGCAAACTGTTGGCAAGCTACAAAGACCGATACATCCACGTGGAAAAGACCGAGGTGGTGGTGTATGAAAATGAG GACCTGCAGAACTGCTTGGAAAGGTTTGACCTggaaaaatatgacaaatgtcATGAATTAAAGAGCCCGTTCAAGAAAAAGCACCGGCTGATACTGATACGATCACCCAAGTCTGGAAACAAG GTCCACGATGTAAAGTTTCAGACTCAGTCTGCTGAGGAGAAGGAGACTTGGATTAAAGCCATCAGCGACTGCATCAATCgagcaaaaaacaaagtcttcGATGAG GTGAAGATCGACGAAAGCATTAATTTAGAGCATGTTACTCGAACAAGGCCCAAAGGTAACCGGAACCGGCGGCCACCAACCAGGATCCACATGAAAGAG GTAGCGGATGTTTCGTCTGATGGTGTCCTGCGCTTGGATCTTGATCTTGAGGACGCAGTAATGCCTAATGGGACCCATCGTGCCAATACCAATGACACTGACAAGCCCAAAGAAGAGAAACCTCTATTGACGGTTATTGAGGAGGATGCTCAGACTGAACCAGAGGCCACTACCCAGAAGAAGGCCATCAAACCTCCTATGCCACCTACCAAAGAGGCTAAATCCAAGCCAGCACCTGAGGATGAACCCAATAAGGACGATAGTGCAGAGAAAAAG gTCCTGAAGCCACCGATGCCTCCATCAAAAGAAGTCAAACCCTGTGCAACACCTGCCGAAGAAGCTGCAGAGGATCAAAAAGCTAGTGTTAAGAAAAAGACAGGGCCGCCTCCGACCCCGCCCAACAAACCCAGCCCCAGCAGCTCTCTCGGCAACCACCCAGAAATCTTACCATCCACGCCAAATTCCCAAGCTCCCACTCCTCCATCCAAAGAGAAAAAGCCCTCTAAAACTGCAGCGGAGCTTGAGCAACAGGTTCAAGATACAGCTGAtgagaagaaggagaaagaggaggacaGTGGGAACGAAACAACAGAGCCAGCGCTGGAAACCGAGGAGGCGGAGGAGCTGAGTCGTGAAAAAGCTCTTCCTCCTGTTGAAGGCGATCAACTTGAGAGTGCTACTGCCGAAGAAAGAGCTTCTGATGAAGAGACATCTGACAACGACCAGCAAGAACCTGCAGCGCCACAGAGAAAGAGCCCAAGCCCTCCTCTAACCTCCAAGAAAACGCCTGAGAAAAGTGTTGCACCTGCCACGCAGAACAAAGAAGACCCCTCTGCTGTAACTCAGCCCGATGAGGCACGGGACTCTACTGCCAGTGATACTGTACCCCTTCAAGCACCAGAGGCCCACCCCGACAGTGAAGTCCCCTCAGTAGTTGTCTCTTGTAATGACCCCCTCTCCGACAGCCTCGGCCTTCTCTGTCACTTGTctggagagaagaagaaggcaGAGGAAAAATCTGTAGACAGTGGTCAGCACTCAGATGATGAGAGCGAAGGGTCCGGATGTGAAGACACGCTGGCAACTTCCACAGCTGCACTCCGAGGAAGCAACGTCGGTCTGGATGTGTTGGACGCCTCTGACGACAGCGACAACATTCAGGTCTCTGTTAATTTAAGGCCATCAGCTGAGCCTCAGGTTAGGCCAAACGTTTTCCCCTGTCGGCGGTCGCACCCCTTTCAGAAACCTCCCAAACCCTTGAACAAGCCCAAGTCGGCCTCCATCTGTGACCTGCTGTCAGAGTCTACAAAATGTACTCAGATGGAAGCTGAAAGCACACCAGCTCTAAAGGATCACGTCACAAAACTGGAGACTGAAGTGGCTCTGGAGATGGATAAAACGAGTGAGCTGCTGAGCAAGGCGCAGGGGGGGAGCCGTGGGGAGGACGTGCCCGAGGATCTGTTGGCTAAAGCCTTGGAGAAACTGAAGAAGGCCGACCACGTCCTCAGGGAGGTCAAGAAACTGAAACTAACGAAAAACTCAATGAACAGGATGAGCTGGTGA